The following proteins are encoded in a genomic region of Aquella oligotrophica:
- the orn gene encoding oligoribonuclease produces the protein MTVIKNEYNLVWLDMEMTGLDPANNVILEVAVVITDGQLNVLAESESYAIAQPEIELAKMDKWNVSTHTRSGLIERVKSAGIEIALAEKELLKLIKKYTYKNKSPLCGNTIYQDRKFIVKYMPELEAYLHYRNVDVSSIKELARRWYPEILEGFKKHNKHEALADIHESIEELRYYRQKIMLPSGGGNPA, from the coding sequence ATGACGGTAATAAAAAATGAATATAATTTGGTTTGGTTAGATATGGAGATGACGGGACTTGATCCGGCAAATAATGTGATACTAGAAGTTGCTGTTGTTATTACTGATGGTCAGTTGAATGTTCTTGCAGAAAGTGAAAGCTACGCTATAGCTCAACCGGAAATAGAGCTCGCAAAAATGGATAAGTGGAATGTTAGTACTCATACTAGATCAGGGCTTATAGAGCGAGTGAAATCAGCAGGCATTGAAATTGCACTTGCCGAAAAAGAGCTTCTAAAGTTAATTAAAAAATATACCTATAAGAATAAATCTCCATTGTGTGGAAATACTATTTATCAAGATCGAAAATTTATTGTTAAATATATGCCAGAGTTAGAAGCGTATTTACATTATAGGAATGTTGATGTAAGTAGTATAAAAGAGCTTGCTAGACGCTGGTATCCAGAGATTCTTGAGGGATTTAAGAAGCATAATAAGCATGAAGCATTGGCAGATATACACGAATCAATAGAAGAGTTACGCTACTATCGACAAAAAATAATGCTGCCATCTGGTGGTGGTAATCCGGCGTAA
- the pgeF gene encoding peptidoglycan editing factor PgeF: MHTTINKPMFLQATWNAPANIHTCITTSVNNFNIASHVNDDPLKVANNRTKLGEILPASPLWLNQVHSTEVVQYSTSSSITPNADAIYSEEVGKPCLVMTADCLPILLTNQNGDFVAAIHAGWRGLINGIIEKTIAQLSNYQAKQMVAFIGPAICQKCFEVDNIVFTEFKEKDPETCKYFILGASPDKYQADLRKIAELKLIRLGLLEKNISNRDICTKCNPQWFYSYRTNPKTGRIATLIWKD, from the coding sequence ATGCATACGACCATTAATAAACCAATGTTCTTACAAGCGACATGGAATGCACCAGCAAATATCCACACCTGCATCACGACCTCCGTAAACAACTTTAATATTGCAAGTCACGTTAACGATGACCCGCTAAAAGTTGCCAATAACCGCACCAAACTTGGTGAAATTTTGCCTGCATCCCCGTTATGGTTAAACCAAGTACATAGCACAGAAGTAGTTCAGTATAGCACCTCAAGTTCCATCACCCCAAATGCCGATGCAATATATAGTGAAGAAGTGGGGAAACCCTGTTTAGTAATGACAGCTGACTGCCTACCAATTCTATTAACTAATCAAAATGGTGATTTTGTAGCTGCAATTCATGCTGGTTGGCGTGGACTTATAAATGGAATAATAGAAAAAACAATAGCTCAATTAAGTAATTATCAAGCAAAGCAAATGGTTGCTTTTATTGGTCCAGCAATCTGTCAGAAATGTTTCGAAGTTGATAATATTGTATTTACTGAATTTAAGGAAAAAGACCCGGAAACATGTAAGTACTTCATATTAGGAGCCAGCCCCGATAAATATCAGGCAGATCTCAGGAAGATTGCAGAATTAAAACTAATTCGACTTGGACTACTAGAAAAAAACATCAGCAATCGCGACATCTGTACTAAATGTAACCCTCAGTGGTTTTACTCATACCGAACAAATCCTAAAACGGGAAGGATAGCCACCTTAATCTGGAAAGACTAA
- a CDS encoding RluA family pseudouridine synthase — protein sequence MNLYAQSNFKITISDIESENIAFNIPNNYIGIRTDAALAEIITDLSRSKLTNWLKAGHILINGKQARPKDKVAGDEEVVITPPFDEEQNAFSPENIELNIIYEDKQVIVINKPAGLTVHPGNGNWSGTLLNGLLYHFPELSNIPRAGIVHRLDKDTTGLMVVARTLGAQIDLVKQLQDRSVSRIYRAIVEGSPHKEGIINKNIGRDMNNRLRMTTLEFGGREAITRYRVLKQFKSMSYIECKLETGRTHQIRVHMKDRGHPLIGDPVYGTRKINYSPEVVNAIEELQRQALHAIKLSFIHPETREPIHFKSRLAEDIRNLLKALTLDEEIGFTEDDWDNEDDGNWEVIYAYDH from the coding sequence ATGAATCTTTACGCCCAATCAAATTTTAAAATTACTATCTCAGATATTGAATCGGAAAATATTGCTTTTAATATACCAAATAACTACATTGGCATACGTACCGATGCAGCATTAGCCGAGATTATAACAGATTTATCCAGAAGCAAATTAACAAATTGGCTAAAGGCTGGACACATCCTGATTAATGGAAAACAGGCACGCCCCAAAGACAAAGTGGCAGGAGATGAAGAGGTTGTCATTACCCCACCATTTGATGAAGAACAAAACGCATTTAGCCCGGAAAATATAGAGTTAAATATCATTTATGAAGATAAACAGGTCATAGTCATTAATAAACCAGCAGGATTAACCGTGCATCCGGGGAATGGCAACTGGTCTGGTACGCTGCTAAATGGACTACTCTACCATTTTCCTGAGTTATCAAACATTCCACGTGCTGGCATAGTTCACCGTTTAGACAAAGACACTACCGGATTAATGGTTGTTGCTAGAACATTAGGCGCACAGATTGATCTAGTAAAACAGCTTCAAGATAGAAGCGTTAGCCGGATTTATCGCGCCATCGTTGAAGGTAGCCCACATAAAGAAGGAATTATCAATAAGAATATTGGGCGCGACATGAATAACCGCTTGAGAATGACAACGCTTGAATTTGGCGGCAGAGAGGCGATTACTCGCTATCGAGTTTTAAAACAGTTTAAATCGATGAGCTATATCGAATGTAAACTTGAAACTGGACGCACCCACCAGATTCGGGTACACATGAAAGATCGTGGTCACCCATTAATTGGAGATCCTGTCTATGGTACCCGCAAAATAAACTATAGCCCAGAAGTGGTAAATGCAATAGAAGAATTGCAAAGGCAAGCACTACATGCAATCAAACTATCTTTTATCCATCCAGAAACCAGAGAACCCATTCACTTTAAAAGTAGATTAGCTGAAGACATCCGCAATTTATTAAAAGCATTAACCCTTGATGAAGAAATTGGCTTTACTGAGGATGACTGGGATAATGAAGATGATGGTAACTGGGAGGTAATCTATGCATACGACCATTAA
- a CDS encoding outer membrane protein assembly factor BamD, with product MLSSLRKIFIPVIVALFVASCSSDSLDPIREETKGWSVEKLYNEASTQLAKHSWSKAIKLYEVLEATYPYGIYAQQGMLDLAYAYYNSDTPELAIPEIDLFIRTYPTNANMDYALYLKGYINYYNDNGLLSSFSKQDLSERDPKGLRDAYFAFSELVKKYPNSKYAPDARDKMNRLVNALARGELFRARHYMQIKAYLAAINRAQALIRNYPNTVYVEEALAMQVAAYRNLGELTLSQQTQRVLAMNFPKSKYIQKEWEFQDMPWYSFWRD from the coding sequence ATGCTAAGTTCATTGCGTAAAATTTTTATACCAGTTATTGTAGCACTTTTTGTTGCATCCTGCTCTTCTGATAGTCTGGATCCTATTCGTGAAGAAACAAAGGGCTGGTCAGTTGAGAAGCTTTATAATGAAGCAAGTACCCAGTTGGCGAAACATAGCTGGAGTAAGGCAATCAAGCTTTACGAAGTACTTGAAGCCACTTATCCGTACGGTATTTATGCACAGCAGGGTATGCTGGATCTGGCATATGCATATTATAATAGTGATACCCCTGAATTGGCGATTCCTGAAATTGATTTGTTTATTAGAACATATCCAACTAATGCTAACATGGATTATGCCCTTTACTTAAAGGGATATATAAATTATTACAACGATAATGGTTTATTGTCTAGCTTTAGTAAACAGGATTTAAGTGAACGAGATCCAAAAGGCTTACGTGATGCTTATTTTGCTTTTTCAGAGTTGGTTAAAAAATATCCTAATTCTAAGTATGCGCCGGATGCCAGAGATAAAATGAACCGATTGGTTAATGCCTTGGCACGTGGTGAGTTGTTTAGAGCTAGGCATTATATGCAGATTAAAGCTTATCTTGCTGCTATAAACCGGGCACAGGCATTGATTCGTAACTATCCAAATACAGTTTATGTTGAAGAAGCGCTTGCTATGCAGGTAGCAGCATATCGTAATTTGGGAGAACTGACTTTAAGTCAGCAAACACAGCGGGTATTAGCCATGAATTTTCCCAAAAGCAAATATATACAAAAAGAATGGGAATTTCAGGATATGCCGTGGTATTCTTTTTGGCGTGATTAA